Proteins from a single region of Parasedimentitalea psychrophila:
- a CDS encoding amino acid synthesis family protein produces MSVKIRKIAVNVEEIHSEIGRVINPVTRKAVAVAVIENPFAGQYHEDLSDLMEIGAELGGLLGAKCVEALGITPEQAESYGKSAMVGENGELEHAAAILHPKLGAPLRAAVEKGAALVPSSKKMGSPGQVLDVPLGHKDAAYVRSHFDAIEVRLNDAPRANEIMVAVAVTDSGRPLPRVGGLTSTEAIGKDGLK; encoded by the coding sequence ATGAGTGTAAAAATTCGCAAAATCGCGGTGAATGTCGAGGAAATCCATTCCGAGATCGGCCGGGTGATCAACCCGGTGACCCGCAAGGCGGTGGCGGTGGCGGTGATCGAGAACCCCTTTGCCGGGCAGTATCACGAAGATCTGTCAGACCTGATGGAGATCGGTGCCGAGCTGGGCGGCTTGCTGGGGGCCAAATGTGTCGAGGCGCTGGGGATCACCCCGGAGCAGGCCGAGAGCTATGGCAAATCGGCAATGGTTGGCGAGAACGGCGAGCTGGAACATGCGGCGGCCATTCTGCATCCCAAACTGGGCGCACCGCTACGGGCGGCAGTTGAAAAAGGCGCCGCGCTGGTGCCGTCGTCGAAAAAGATGGGCAGCCCCGGTCAGGTGCTGGATGTGCCGCTGGGCCATAAGGATGCGGCCTACGTGCGCAGCCATTTCGACGCCATCGAAGTGCGCCTGAACGATGCGCCTCGGGCCAATGAAATCATGGTTGCGGTTGCTGTCACCGACAGTGGTCGCCCATTGCCCCGGGTGGGCGGGCTGACCAGCACAGAGGCCATTGGCAAGGACGGGCTAAAGTAG
- a CDS encoding MarR family winged helix-turn-helix transcriptional regulator — MAKPTPDSQDDYILDDQVGYLMRQASQKHAAIYQSHALQGLTATQFAALTRLHEQGKCSQNQLGRLASMDVATIKGVVDRLRKKGYANVEADPNDKRRSLISLTAQGRQLIEEMFPVAHRITAETLAPLTAAEQQKLLKLLRKLS; from the coding sequence ATGGCCAAGCCTACCCCAGACAGCCAAGACGATTACATCCTGGATGATCAGGTTGGCTATCTTATGCGTCAGGCCAGCCAGAAACATGCGGCGATCTATCAATCCCATGCGTTACAAGGGCTTACCGCAACTCAATTCGCCGCGCTGACCCGCCTGCACGAGCAGGGAAAATGCTCGCAGAACCAGTTGGGCCGGTTGGCGTCAATGGACGTTGCCACCATCAAGGGAGTCGTGGATCGGCTTCGCAAAAAAGGCTACGCGAATGTCGAGGCCGACCCGAACGACAAGCGGCGCAGTCTGATTTCGCTGACGGCACAGGGCCGCCAGCTGATCGAGGAGATGTTCCCGGTGGCCCATCGCATCACCGCCGAGACTCTGGCGCCGCTGACCGCCGCCGAACAGCAAAAACTGTTAAAGCTGCTGCGCAAACTGTCCTGA
- a CDS encoding amidohydrolase family protein, translating into MTEKLVIKNIGLLLSGKMEQPILDGDCMIAIDGKIHEWGYEKDLDTDDATLVVDAHGVALAPGLIDSHIHPVVGDYTPRQQQVNWIDSTLHGGVTTLISAGEVHMPGRPRDIVGLKAMAIAAQRWYENFRPSGMKVMAGAPVIEHGMVEQDFKDLADAGVTLLGEVGLGTVKDGKTAKQMVDWARKYGIQSTIHTGGPSIPGSGLIDADMVLETGTDIIGHINGGHTALPDDQIMCLCEGCTAGLEIVHNGNERAALLTLNTARELKVMDRIILGTDGPAGSGVQPLGILRMVAMLSSLGNVPAEIAFCFANGNTSRQRELDTGLIEQGYCADFVLMDQAQHAPGKTMLESVQLGNLPGVGMTIIDGVVRSQRSRNTPPATRLPEVLVQ; encoded by the coding sequence ATGACCGAGAAACTTGTCATTAAAAATATTGGTTTACTGCTGTCTGGCAAGATGGAGCAACCGATACTCGACGGCGACTGCATGATTGCCATTGATGGTAAAATTCATGAATGGGGCTATGAGAAAGACCTGGATACCGATGATGCCACTTTGGTTGTCGATGCCCATGGTGTGGCGCTGGCGCCGGGCTTGATCGACAGTCACATTCACCCGGTGGTGGGCGATTATACACCGCGCCAACAACAGGTTAACTGGATTGATTCGACCCTGCACGGCGGCGTCACCACGCTGATTTCGGCGGGCGAAGTGCATATGCCGGGCCGCCCCCGGGATATTGTCGGGCTCAAGGCGATGGCGATTGCGGCGCAGCGCTGGTACGAGAATTTCCGCCCCTCAGGAATGAAGGTGATGGCCGGCGCGCCGGTGATCGAACACGGTATGGTGGAGCAGGATTTCAAGGATCTGGCCGACGCCGGTGTCACCCTGCTGGGCGAGGTGGGGCTGGGCACCGTCAAGGATGGCAAGACCGCCAAGCAGATGGTGGACTGGGCCCGTAAATACGGCATTCAATCGACCATCCACACCGGCGGCCCCTCGATCCCCGGTTCGGGGCTGATTGACGCCGACATGGTGCTGGAAACCGGCACCGATATCATCGGTCACATCAACGGCGGCCACACCGCGCTGCCGGATGATCAGATCATGTGCCTGTGCGAAGGCTGCACCGCAGGGCTGGAAATTGTCCACAACGGCAATGAACGTGCCGCACTGCTGACCCTGAACACCGCGCGTGAGCTGAAGGTGATGGACCGCATCATCCTTGGCACCGACGGTCCTGCCGGGTCAGGGGTGCAGCCGCTGGGCATCCTGCGCATGGTGGCAATGCTGTCGTCACTGGGCAATGTCCCGGCCGAAATCGCCTTTTGCTTTGCCAATGGCAATACTTCGCGCCAGCGCGAGCTGGACACCGGCTTGATCGAACAGGGCTATTGTGCCGATTTTGTGCTGATGGATCAGGCCCAGCATGCGCCGGGCAAAACCATGCTGGAATCGGTTCAGTTGGGCAATCTACCGGGTGTGGGCATGACCATCATCGACGGCGTCGTGCGCAGCCAGCGCAGTCGCAATACGCCGCCGGCAACCCGGCTGCCCGAGGTTTTGGTGCAATAA